In Anopheles bellator chromosome 2, idAnoBellAS_SP24_06.2, whole genome shotgun sequence, the genomic stretch TCCCATCAAGAGGATTATCCCGATCGGGACGTATTTTCAAACAGCAAAACGAAGATTCAAAGAATatgaaaaagtgaaatcatATTTCGAGTTATTCTTACCTCATACAAGTGCTtcctcgttttctttttcacagACAAAACTAATTTATAGTGATGTAAGAATAGGCTAGAGTTGatcgtaaaaataaacatcgcTTTGAATTGGAGGAATAGGTTTAAATCATTTAAACAATTTGAAGAAGATAGTCCAAGTAACTAAAGAGGTTCATTCTAACTCTTTTTACAAGTTTATCGAGCATTACGATTCTATATAGATCAGTCAACTATGCGATAAGCGAAAGAACAAAAGAGAGCACCGCGCATACAGACGTATTGGGAAACGACCACCATGACGCTTGTGGATTTGATGGGCACGGCTTTTATATGTGGATGATAGGTTgttctaaaataaataaattactatCTCATTACTAATTATCATTACTTCATCTCGTTCGTGTTTCGAAAGACCTGTCGGTTGCAAATCATCGCCATTGACGCGATGACCGTACAACGCGTGAATCGATTGTGCCTTCTTGAATTCAAATCAGCTTTTCTATTATAGCTATCTTcatttcgattaaaaatgcTACATTGAGTTTCTTGCTTTTTCTCATTTATCATtcatcaaacttttttcaaaactgcgaatttttttaaagaggTTAAAACTCGATTTCgaaattataaaaacaaataaccaACTCATTAAAATCTTACGAAAACGAGTAAATAGCATATGAGTATcttaaaacaaagaaaaacgaacaataTTTCCACGAACGTTTCCAGCTACAAGAATCGAGCAAAGCTTCTATTTGAGGAATCCAGCCAAAGCAGTATACTCTCATCGGAAGCGATAGCTAATATTGTTCATTCCTTAGCGCCCTTACACTACTACGAACTCGTTCGCCTTCCGTGCCGCCCTATCGTTAACCGGATCACAATTGTCTACGATGATTCGGAGAAATATTGAACTTATGCATTATCTGCATACTCCAGTCAAGCTTAGGTACCATTGGCTTTGGGCAATGGTCGCACAAGATATAACTTTTCGCCCTGCTTGTTGGTGTAGATGGGGGCTCTTTGGTAGTGGTCCACTAGCTGATCGAGAGTGTGAAACTTACGCTGCCCAATGCAGTACATGTTTCCTTCGACGTGCACGCGGAAGTGCTTATTGCGTCCCGGTGCCTTCAGCGATACTGAGTAGTCTCCCAGCTGTGGTTAGAGAGAAGCGAAATAGTAAGATGATTACGGTGGGCTACTTGGTCCCAACTCGACCAGCAAAGAATCGGGCCAAGCTGACTTACATTTGTTTCACTATCGCGAATTAAGTAGTCACCATCATGTCCGTGAGAGTTCAACACCGTATCACATTGACTTCGCGTTATGGCACCATAGTACCAGCTTTTGCCGGTTAGATGGGGTCGCTCCGGCTGCTGCGAGTTGTTATTGTTACTATTGTTCGTGTtggaattgttgttgttggattGCGCGTCGTTAGGCCGGCGGTCGAGAGAGTCCGGACCACTGCCATTGCTTCTAAACGGTTGCGCCAAATATTCCGACAACTCCTGAAGATAGTTTCGCGGCACCAGCCCAATCTGTCCGTTATTATTGCGTGCTTTGTACCTAAAATGGAGAAACAACCAAAGGGAATGTAAGTAACACAGGTCGCTCATAAACATCATCACGATGAGGACTTCAGGATGCTAGTAACTAGAGGCTCCATTTATTTTACTCACCACTCGGGGTCAGCCGCGGGGCGATCGAGGATTTCCAACCGATCGCCCTTCTCGAACGATAGCTCAGTGTCGTTGTTCGAATTGAAAGAGTAAAGGGCAACGACAATGTCTAGCACATTTTCCGCCATCGCGTACGTATGCAGGGTGTCGtcttcgttttcttccgtAGTGTAGTTGCTCGGGaaccaaccggtggccgacccgCTCTGGCCGCGCCACCATCcatcgtttgatttttccaatATCAGTATCCGTGTGCCTTTCGTCAGCGACAGTTCATCCTGTTGCTGCGCCTGGTAGTTGTATTTGACTATGGCAGATCCTATCGGGGTGGAAgctgttcgttgttttgtaATCATGTGCGAATGTTACACGAACGGCCGTGAGGGATGGTGTGCGCCAAGTTTAATGAACCGAGCAGGCGATTAACATGCGATGCAAGCAGCAAATAAATGTATATGTAATGGatatcaaataaaaatcattaacacTTAATTGTAACCATAAATGAAATAGGCTTAAAAGGTATAAATCAAAAGTTTATGTGTGATTGTCGATCCACAATCAGCCATTTAACGACGCGTGAAAGCGCACATGTTACCTACCGATCGCTTCCGACGGATCCGGTGGTAGTCGCCGGCTCATGGTAGGACTGTCAACCTGTCGAGAGGGTGAGCAGTTCGGTAACGTTTTGCTGCCCGAACCTTTCTTGACCTTTTTCTTGAAGCTATCGAACAGCGAGACcgattttttctccttctttaCGTAATTGCTAGGCACGTAGCCGGACTGGTTGCGCGTGTTCTGTACTCGCCACCAGTGCTTGCTGTCGTCCAACAAAAGATAACGTTCATTTTTCCTCAAATCCAGCTCTTGGGCACCTTGCGAAGCGTAGTCGTATTTGGCCACTACGTAGCAAACATCCTCTGGAAAACACGTAGAAATTCAAAATCAGATAAATTAAttggtaaaacttttcaaataatgCTGGTTCATTGGTAAGGTACCTTGCTTAATACTTCCAGCCATGTTCCGCACGGTGTTATTGCGAAGACGAttgtttttccacttttattTTAGTCAAACACACCGCTTGAGGTACCACTTTCTCTTGCCCGTATGTATTCACTTGCTCAAGCAATGGTTTCGTATCTTTTCATATTTCTGCTCAGAATGGGAAATTGGTAACATTACCAGAAAATGTCTGCAATCGGAAAAGGTCGGTCTCTTCGATCTGCTGTCAAATGAAGCTTTATCACACCAATTTTACACTGCTGTCCATTAATCTGCACAAAACCTTGAAAGACACAAAAATCCTCCATATAATAATTTGAACGTTGTCCAATATCTTGTCAGTGCGATCACTTCAATCGTCCACATTAATGTACCGTTCATCCAATTTAGACTATATTACAAGTTTGAAACAATGACATCTTAAGCGATGAAAAATATTACCAGTGGGTGTAAGTACTTGTAAGTAGTAGAGCGTGAGTGCGAATGCCTGTCGTTGGTGTAGGAAGTAaagaaacaaggaaaaaatcaataatctaGTGAGAGATAAATACCGATCTTATTCACTTGACCAAAGTGCAAGCATAAGCAGCATAAGAACGCCATTATTGTCCGCCTTGTAAAAGGGCTTTGTAAGCACTAAATACGGCAAGCATCGGAAGCAAGTACAGCTTCTTTCTCGTATTCAAATTTCAACGAACTGGAATTTcatccaaaaaggaaaataattcaTCTATCTGTTGAAATAATTAGCAAACCCAAAACGATTTACTCATATggtattcctttttttcaaaaatatgaACACCCGCAACCATAACTCACTGGACTTTCAAACGACGATTAAACAATAAGTGTTGATGGTAAAGTTAATGGTAACAGTGTGTCGTTCTAAAGGTAAAACATTACATGTCGAGTCAATGGCTAGACTAGGAAACATGTGCATTGGAATTTTATTACGATCACCAAACACTCATTCTTTCCACAAGTAAATTTCTACTTTATACACGGGTGGCCGTGGAGTGCCATATGATcactttttaaataattttctttaacAATTGCCTTTTCTTGATCGTAACTTTTGTCGATTTGGCTAAATATCTCCCATTAATACTGTTTGATTGGATCGAACGGGTTCGTTAGGCCGGTGATTTTctaatttttgtgaaaattttttgaaaacTAAACAATCGTATCGAAAGTTCATTAActttaaaacataattaatgaTATACTTTCATGTGTTAGTTCACGTTAATGGCAAACAACTAAAATGCTAGGCAAATGCACAAAAGTTGATGAAGCAGGTTTCAATGATGTGACTAGCGGTAGTGTTTAGAAGTtatgtgtttgattttggaTTGCAAAACGGCCAATCATCGTTCAAATTTTCCTTAGGGTTACTGAAAATTTGGTGATTTTGCATCTAACCGGGTTTTTTAATCATCAAATGATAGCTAATACTCTGATGGTAATAGCCGCGACAGTttcgaatcataaaacaaagaaGACAAAATGAATCGAAAACAAGGGTCCATGATTTCCGGTCACTTTCAAGGTACACCGATCATATCCCCTCCAACCATTTCTAGCAGCATTGTTGTGTCcatgaataaatcaaatcgtTAAGTTACGATGCCAAAATCTCGTCAAATCTCGCGCGATCAACCGCATTGCTGGCGAGGGCTCTTAAATTTACACCAAGTGAAGTGGGCGATGATTCGCTGTTGGTGGTAACCAAGCGAACCAACAAGCAGCCGCTTGCTGGTTCGGTTGCCACCAAGAAGTCACGACGAAGCGGTTCAAAGCATACATTGATGTGTATTTTTTGGAACCATACTGAGAACCGCGTGAAGGTCGGTCGCATGGTCGCTGTTTCACGGATTTGATTCACGTAATGGATTGAATTCCGTGAGAGTACATTCTCATGGTCTGGGTTTTTTATCAATTGTTTAGCGAAATATTAAGTTTGTGCAGCCATGTGCGCTGTCATACGGCACAGTGAGTCCAGCAAACAAACTTTTTCCTTCAGCTTAACCATACAATCAGGCATTAATGCATTAGTACAAATATAAGAAGGGTTACCGAAAGAATTGCGGAAAGAATAGGAAAGCACCACCACGCTTTCGCGGATTGAAAGAGACAACGAAATTTACAACTCGATCCACTAAGTATCCTTGGTTAGGAGACATTTTTCAGACGCTCTTTCTTCACATATCTTTACCCGGCTTTCGGTTCAACTTAACTCAAAAGCTAGATCCAGTTGAGCAACTGCGCGATAATATTCTTCATTGTCTTCCCTGTAACTTTTCACCGAACGGAAAAAATTCCGAAGCTACACCCAGCTGCTCTGCACTAACGGTCTACTAATTAACGTACTCTCTGTCTGTTTCCTCTATGCAGAGCCTACTGTCTGCACACATCAAAAACAGAAAGCCagttgaataaaaaaaaaaatgcagagcgtgaagcacgcacgcacgcagatCGCACACTGACAGCGCCGGGGGGGCagaggttttgttttgcttttgctgcttGGCCCTTCGCTTGGGCGCGTTGATAATGAATGGCTTCCAGGCCTACTCAAcacgcacaccgcacaccacTCCACACGTACTCTATTCAGGTGTGCACAAATGATAGGACGCTTTTCACGATGGCCACTGAAGATAATGCACGACGAAAATGACCCCGTTGACGGATATCGCCATATCTAGGGTCTGTCCGATGGTTAGCGCCCGTCACAGGACAACGTTCTGAGGCCATCAGTTAGAAGAAACTAGAGAACGCCTCGTTGAACACAAAcaagaagaaagtaaaacatagTAGCCCAGTAATGGCAGCTTCCTGAGCACGTTGGACGCAGcgcacacaacaaacacatcaCGATACGTTGCCAAGGATTCACTTCGAGTACTCATTCGTGCATGATTGAGTGGGAAAGATTTGTGATATACTCACAGCTTCATTCACTCTTCCGCTTTTGCACTCGCGTTTGGTAGGCAATTTTTAAAGCCGGGCGCAAGGGTCGCTCGTTCGGACGCGCACAGATGGAGCAAACTCTGAGGACGAAAGTTATCCGCCCATCCCTACTCTAACACCGCCACACGCAAGGCTTGTTAAGAGCTGGCCGCGAAAGGACCTATCTCATCCCGTCAGGATCGCACCTACACCACGTAAGGAAAAGGcgtattttcatttttcattgaTCTAGCAAATGCACGCACATTAACGCACTAACAGTCTACACAACCCCCTCTTTGGTCCTTAACTGGCGGAATAAAAGGAGGAAAATGGTGTGCGTGTTACACAGAGTATCCTTTTGCACGCGCAGCATTCGTTGGTAATGTTAATGCACCCACACTTTGGCGCCTGCTTTGTGGAGATCCGCAGAGAATGGCTCGAGAGTTATCCTGTTTGTTATAGTTGAATCAATCCTGGCCCATGCGAACAACTGAACGATgcatttatattttatttccccaGTGCCTTGTTAGTCAAGCGATCGGTGCGCCCTTTTTAAGAAAGTCCCAAACATTTGGTGATTCCTGCCGTCTCACACAACTACACAACGGATCACTTCCGACGGTGTGCGTATTACattcaccgccgccgctcttTTTCGATGACGGTCGCCCAACCACAAATCTGATAGCAACGATACGTTTCGATCGTACAAACCATTCTAACGCGTTGCAGCCATGGCGCTGGTCACTAGGGACACTATG encodes the following:
- the LOC131212463 gene encoding cytoplasmic protein NCK1; translated protein: MAGSIKQEDVCYVVAKYDYASQGAQELDLRKNERYLLLDDSKHWWRVQNTRNQSGYVPSNYVKKEKKSVSLFDSFKKKVKKGSGSKTLPNCSPSRQVDSPTMSRRLPPDPSEAIASTPIGSAIVKYNYQAQQQDELSLTKGTRILILEKSNDGWWRGQSGSATGWFPSNYTTEENEDDTLHTYAMAENVLDIVVALYSFNSNNDTELSFEKGDRLEILDRPAADPEWYKARNNNGQIGLVPRNYLQELSEYLAQPFRSNGSGPDSLDRRPNDAQSNNNNSNTNNSNNNNSQQPERPHLTGKSWYYGAITRSQCDTVLNSHGHDGDYLIRDSETNLGDYSVSLKAPGRNKHFRVHVEGNMYCIGQRKFHTLDQLVDHYQRAPIYTNKQGEKLYLVRPLPKANGT